A genomic window from Micromonospora ferruginea includes:
- a CDS encoding PaaX family transcriptional regulator C-terminal domain-containing protein has product MASAFDIEEIYPDEPSVRLPRRQSGAAPQGVVVTLMADYTLRTRAALPSAAIVTLLAETGVSNAGARTAISRLARRGVLERSRQGRHSSYRLSRGVAADLSAGGNWILTSTTTPTAWDGSWTLVAFSLPQDRGAQRRALRGQLRWLGFAPLYDGLWVSPYEPTPPARSLLAGLAPGAVTVFRARQAALDGVGQRAPIEAWDIAGIAAQYQEFLRRWTPLASRTGTVDGPAAVRARTEVMDTYRRFPTLDPRLPRELLPAGWPRQSAHDLFTAVYDGLAETAERHVRAVVARHAGGTPPDGVRAHTTADMLAGVRPDGCGAPPT; this is encoded by the coding sequence GTGGCCAGCGCGTTCGACATCGAGGAGATCTACCCCGACGAGCCCTCGGTGCGGCTGCCCCGGCGACAGTCCGGCGCCGCGCCGCAGGGTGTGGTGGTGACGCTGATGGCGGACTACACGCTGCGTACCCGGGCGGCGCTGCCCTCCGCGGCGATCGTGACGTTGCTCGCCGAGACCGGGGTGAGCAACGCCGGCGCGCGGACCGCGATCAGCCGGCTGGCCCGCCGGGGCGTGCTGGAGCGCAGCCGGCAGGGCCGCCACAGCTCCTACCGGCTCAGCCGCGGCGTCGCCGCCGACCTCTCCGCCGGCGGGAACTGGATCCTCACCTCCACCACCACCCCGACGGCGTGGGACGGGAGCTGGACGCTCGTCGCGTTCTCGCTGCCGCAGGACCGCGGCGCCCAGCGCCGCGCGCTGCGCGGGCAGCTCCGCTGGCTCGGCTTCGCGCCGCTCTACGACGGGCTCTGGGTCTCGCCGTACGAGCCGACCCCGCCGGCCCGGTCGCTGCTGGCCGGGCTCGCCCCCGGCGCGGTCACCGTCTTCCGGGCCCGGCAGGCCGCGCTGGACGGGGTCGGGCAGCGCGCGCCGATCGAGGCGTGGGACATCGCCGGCATCGCCGCGCAGTACCAGGAGTTCCTGCGCCGGTGGACCCCGCTGGCGTCCCGGACCGGCACGGTCGACGGCCCGGCCGCCGTGCGGGCGCGCACCGAGGTGATGGACACCTACCGGCGGTTCCCGACGCTCGACCCGCGGCTGCCGCGGGAACTCCTCCCGGCCGGCTGGCCCCGGCAGTCGGCCCACGACCTGTTCACGGCCGTCTACGACGGGCTCGCCGAGACCGCCGAGCGCCACGTCCGCGCGGTCGTCGCCCGGCACGCCGGCGGCACGCCACCGGACGGCGTCCGGGCGCACACCACCGCCGACATGCTCGCCGGCGTACGCCCGGACGGGTGCGGCGCGCCGCCGACGTGA
- a CDS encoding PHB depolymerase family esterase, with protein sequence MRTRGKILLAVAATLAAAGLVVPATQPAYAASLTEVTSFGDNPGRMRMHVYVPDNRPARPATVVAMHGCGGSGPGFYSGSEFASLADRYGYIVIYPSATQQAGFGNCFDTWSDAAKRRGGGSDPVSIVSMVRYVQQQYGADPDRVYATGSSSGGMMTNHMLALYPDVFKAGAAFMGVPYNCFANAADYPPGSSQCTGGSMNRTPQQWGDAVRQAYPGYTGPRPRVQLWHGTADNLVPYSLLQEEIEQWTNVFGLSQTPTSTDTPQAGWNRRRWADGAGTVQVEAYSIQGAGHSLPSAGMAAVAIAFFGLTGTPSPTTSPTPTTSPSPTPTPTTSPTPGPTTPPPGGGACRVSVEVNAWNSGLTENITITNTGSSAVNGWSLAFTLPGGQSITSGWNASYSPASGQVTARNVAYNGTIGPNGSTTIGFQATHTGNTARPTSFTLNGAACALA encoded by the coding sequence GTGAGAACCAGAGGGAAGATCCTGCTCGCCGTGGCCGCCACGCTGGCGGCGGCCGGCCTGGTGGTCCCCGCGACGCAACCCGCCTACGCGGCGTCGCTGACCGAGGTGACCAGCTTCGGCGACAACCCGGGGCGGATGCGGATGCACGTCTACGTCCCGGACAACCGGCCGGCCCGGCCGGCGACCGTGGTGGCCATGCACGGCTGCGGCGGCTCCGGCCCCGGCTTCTACTCCGGCAGCGAGTTCGCCTCGCTGGCCGACCGGTACGGCTACATCGTGATCTACCCCAGCGCGACCCAGCAGGCCGGCTTCGGCAACTGCTTCGACACCTGGTCCGACGCCGCCAAGCGGCGCGGCGGCGGCAGCGACCCGGTGTCGATCGTCTCGATGGTCCGCTACGTCCAGCAGCAGTACGGCGCCGACCCGGACCGGGTCTACGCCACCGGCAGCTCGTCCGGCGGCATGATGACCAACCACATGCTGGCGCTCTACCCCGACGTGTTCAAAGCCGGCGCGGCGTTCATGGGCGTGCCCTACAACTGCTTCGCGAACGCGGCGGACTATCCGCCGGGCAGCAGCCAGTGCACCGGCGGCAGCATGAACCGGACCCCGCAGCAGTGGGGTGACGCGGTCCGCCAGGCGTATCCCGGCTACACCGGCCCCCGCCCCCGGGTGCAGCTCTGGCACGGCACCGCCGACAACCTGGTGCCCTACTCGCTGCTCCAGGAGGAGATCGAGCAGTGGACCAACGTGTTCGGGCTCAGCCAGACGCCCACCTCCACGGACACGCCGCAGGCCGGCTGGAACCGGCGCCGCTGGGCCGACGGCGCCGGCACCGTGCAGGTCGAGGCGTACAGCATCCAGGGCGCCGGGCACAGCCTGCCGTCCGCCGGCATGGCCGCGGTCGCGATCGCGTTCTTCGGCCTGACCGGCACGCCCAGCCCGACCACGTCGCCCACGCCGACCACCTCGCCCAGCCCGACGCCGACCCCGACCACGTCGCCGACCCCGGGCCCGACCACTCCCCCGCCCGGCGGCGGGGCCTGCCGGGTGAGCGTCGAGGTCAACGCCTGGAACTCCGGGCTGACTGAGAACATCACCATCACCAACACCGGGTCGAGCGCGGTGAACGGCTGGTCGCTGGCGTTCACGCTGCCCGGCGGGCAGAGCATCACCTCGGGCTGGAACGCCTCCTACTCCCCCGCCTCCGGCCAGGTGACCGCCCGCAACGTCGCCTACAACGGCACCATCGGCCCCAACGGGTCGACCACCATCGGGTTCCAGGCCACCCACACCGGCAACACCGCCAGGCCCACCTCGTTCACGCTCAACGGCGCGGCCTGCGCGCTCGCCTGA
- a CDS encoding aldo/keto reductase: MADDQHVSPAGADIRDHRLIYGCMGLGGGWDDEPYGAPEIAAAEAAVEAALEIGVTAFDHADIYRNGKSEAVFGEVLARAPELRSRVVLQSKCGIRLTGDDGPGRYDLRGEHIVRSVERSLTRLRTDVLDVLLLHRPDPLAEPDEVAEALHTLHRQGLVRQFGVSNMAAAQVAHLQASLDVPLVANQLEISLARRDWVEAGVLVNTAESTGVGFPLGTLEHCRAHRIGVQSWSPLARGRFTGAGRTPADRATADRVAALAEAKGTTPEAIVLWWIQRHPARVAPVIGTASPERIRACRDAVRREPELTRQEWYDLWVVARGAPLP, from the coding sequence ATGGCCGACGACCAGCACGTATCCCCGGCGGGTGCCGACATCCGCGACCACCGACTGATCTACGGCTGCATGGGGCTGGGCGGCGGGTGGGACGACGAACCGTACGGCGCGCCGGAGATCGCGGCGGCCGAGGCGGCGGTCGAGGCCGCCCTGGAGATCGGTGTCACCGCGTTCGACCACGCCGACATCTACCGCAACGGCAAGTCGGAGGCGGTCTTCGGCGAGGTGCTCGCCCGCGCCCCGGAACTCCGCTCGCGGGTGGTGCTGCAGAGCAAGTGCGGCATCCGCCTGACCGGCGACGACGGTCCGGGCCGGTACGACCTGCGCGGCGAGCACATCGTGCGCAGCGTCGAGCGGAGCCTGACCCGGCTGCGCACGGACGTGCTCGACGTCCTGCTGCTGCACCGGCCGGACCCGCTCGCCGAGCCGGACGAGGTGGCCGAGGCGCTGCACACGCTGCACCGGCAGGGCCTGGTGCGGCAGTTCGGCGTGTCGAACATGGCGGCGGCGCAGGTCGCCCACCTCCAGGCGTCGCTCGACGTGCCGCTGGTCGCCAACCAGTTGGAGATCAGCCTGGCCCGGCGCGACTGGGTCGAGGCCGGCGTGCTGGTGAACACCGCCGAGTCCACCGGCGTCGGGTTTCCGCTCGGCACGCTGGAACACTGCCGGGCGCACCGGATCGGCGTCCAGTCGTGGAGCCCGCTGGCGCGCGGGCGCTTCACCGGCGCGGGGCGGACGCCGGCCGACCGGGCGACCGCCGACCGGGTCGCCGCTCTCGCCGAGGCCAAGGGGACGACGCCGGAGGCGATCGTGCTGTGGTGGATCCAGCGGCACCCGGCGCGGGTGGCGCCGGTGATCGGCACCGCCAGTCCGGAGCGCATCCGGGCCTGCCGGGACGCGGTCCGTCGGGAGCCGGAGCTGACCCGCCAGGAGTGGTACGACCTGTGGGTGGTCGCGCGCGGCGCCCCGCTGCCGTGA